The region CCGCCGACGCGCGGCTGCGCGGGTTCGAGGTGATCGGCGTCGAGTGGAACCTCAGCCACCTGCACTCCTGGCTCTGCCACGGCTACGAGGCCGAGGCCGCCGACGAGCTCGGCGTGCGGCCGAACCGGTTCGGCCTGCTCGACACGCACCGGCAGGCGTGCGAGGTGCTGGAGTGGATGGACTCGCTGCCCGCCGCATGTGCTCCGGAGCCGGTCTACTGGACCGTGGCCGCCGTCGCGGAGTGCGGCGGGCCGGAGCCTCAGCGGGCGAGGTCGGACTCGTTGAACCGCGCGTACCGGATCGTCTCGTGCGCGTCCTCGGAGGCGGGCGAGCCCGCCTCGTAGAGCAGCCCGGCCCAGCCGCCGCCCAGGTTGACCAGGTCGGAGTAGGCCGCCCACGTCGCGTCGATGACGGTGCCGCCCTCCTGCCAGGTCGCGCCCTCGTCGGAGGAGGTCCGGATGCGCATCGTGTGCCGCCGGTGGTCCATGGCCGGGTCGGTGTTGTACGGCCCGGAGAACAGCACGAGGTTGTTCGGGTCACCGGCGGTCTTCGCGCGCAGGCGCACGACCGAGCCCTGCACCACGGGGCCCTTCAGCTCGGGCACGACCGCGAAGTCCTGGCTGAAGCTCGCCCCGGCGTCGGTGCTGACGGCGTCGGCGCGGTTGCCGGTGGGCGTCTCGGTGCCGCTGTTGTCCTGGTTGCGGGCGGCGGTGTAGACGCGGCCGTCGACGGTCTCCAGCAGGCTCAGCTCCTGCGGGGTGATCTTCTCGCCGGTGCGGTCGTCGAGCGCGCCGAGCTGCCAGGTGGTGCCGCCGTCGTCGCTGTGGACCAGGCCCGCGCCCTTCAGGCCGCCACCACCGCCGAAGTTGATACCCGCCAGCATCCGGTTCTGGTGGTCGCCGGGCCGGGTGAGCTGGAGGCCGTGCCCGGGGCCGGTGGCGTACCAGGTGCTCCAGTCGGCCTTCTTGAGCTGGGGCTGCGCCTTCGGCGCGGTCCACCCCGTGCCCTTGGGATCGGTGCTGTGCTGCAGGTACGGGGTGCGCGTGCACTTGGTGCCCGGGTTGCACTCCGGGCCGGGGTTGTGCGTGGTCAGCAGCGAGATCCGGCCGGTGCCGCGGTCGACGACCGGGACCGGGTTGCCGCGGGTGTCGCCCGCGCCGTCGCTGACCGGCTCCAGCCCGCCCCAGGTGCGGCCGTCGTCGGTGGAGCGCTTGAGCACGACGTCGATGTCGCCGGTGTCGTCGCAGTTGTTGTTGCGGCCCTCGGCGAAGGCCAGCAGCGTGCTGCGGTCCTGGGTGCGCACGATCGCGGGGATGCGGAAGCAGTTGTAGCCGCCCTCGCCCTTGCGGAAGATCGTCGTGCCCGCGATCGCGGCACCGCCGCCTTCCGCCTTGGCGAAGACGGGGGAAGCGGCGTTCCCGGCTCCCTTCGGCTCCTCCGGTGCCGCCGCGGGTGCGCCGGCGCACGCGGAGCCCAGGGCCGCCGCCGCCAGCACCGCCGCCGCGGTCCGCACGCCTTCCCTCCACCTGTGTCGCAAGTCCATGTCTGTCCTCTCGGCCGTGCGCTCCGGTGCGCCGGCAGCTCGCGGTGATGGACAAGATCAGTAGCATCCTGCCACGCGAGTTGGAAAAGAACCGCCGAATGAACAGATTTGAAAATTCAGAACGGACTGGCGCGGGCAGAGCAACGCGTGCCGCTGGAAAGTGCAATGGCGTCAAGGTGCGGTGTCCCCGCCGGGCGGGGACACCGCACCCCTCAGCCCTTCACGCTGCCCGCGGACAGGCCGCTGACCAGGAAGCGCTGCACGAGGTAGAACACCAGCACCGCGGGCACGGCCACCAGCACCGACGCCGCGGCCAGGTGGCCCCACTCGGTGCGGTTCTGCTGCACGAAGACCTGCAACCCCACGGCGAGGGTCTTGGAGCGGTCGTCGGCCGACAGCAGCGCGGAGGCGAATGCGACCTCGCCCCACGCGACGATGAACGAGTAGAACGCGGTCACCGCGAGCCCGGGCCTGGCCAGCGGCAGCACCAGCCGCCAGAAAACCCCGAACGGTGAGAGCCCGTCGACCCGGCCCGCCTCGTCGATGTCGGTGGGGATCGAGTCGAAGTAGCCCTTGAGCATGAACGTGGCGAACGGGATCGCGGTGCTGCAGTAGACCAGCACCAGCCCGAGCACGCTGCCCTGCAGTCCCAGGTGGAGCAGGATGTTGTAGAGCGGCACGATCAGCACCGCGAACGGGAACATCTGCACCACCAGGAACGACAGCAGCAGCCAGTGCCTGCCGGGGAACCGGAACCGGCTGGCCGCGTAGGCGGTGGTGGCCGCCATGAGCACGCCGAGCACGGTCGTCAGCGCGGCGATGAGCACGGAGTTGCCGAACCAGCTCAGGAAAGCGCCTTTGGAGCCCGACAGCACGTCGGCGTAGTTGTCCAGACTGGACTCGTTGAACAGCGTCGGCGTCGACTCGATCGCCTTGGCGTTCGGCTTGAACGAGACCACCAGCACCCAGAACACCGGGAACACCGCGACGAGCGAGGCGAAGACCAGCGCCGAGTGCAGCGCGACGCTGGAGACCGCCGATCGCCGGGTGCGGTGGGAAGGACGGCGTGCGGCCGGCGCCGCCGCCCGCAGCGAAGCCGCGTCGATGGACATCTCTACAGCACCTCCCCCTGCCCGCGCATCGCGCGGCGGTAGACGGTGGCGAACACCAGCAGCACGGACAGGATCAGCACGCCGTAGGTGGAGGCGATGGCGAAGTCGCGGGTCGCGCCGGAGAAGAACCGCTCGAAGGCGTAGGTGACCAGGATCCGGGTGTGCGGGTTGTTCCCGGTCATCAGGTAGATCACCGGGAACATGTTGAAAGTCCAGATCACGCCGAGCAGCACCACGCTCGACGACACCGCGCGCAGTCCCGGCAGCGTCACGTGCACGAACCGCTGCCACGGCGTCGCACCGTCCACCTCGGCCGCCTCGTAGAGGTCGGCCGGGATGGCCTGCAGCCCGCCCAGCAGCGCCACCATCATGAACGGCACGCCCAGCCAGACGTTGACCACGACGACCGACACCAGCGCCAGGTCCGACTGGCCAAGCCACACCTGGCCGGGCAGCCCCACCGCCTCCAGCGCCCAGTTGATCAGCCCGTACTCGGAGTTGAACAGGTACTTCCAGGCGAACGCGCTGATGAACACCGGCACCGCCCACGGCAGGATGAGCAGAATCCGGTACAGGGTGCGAAAGCGCATCGGCCGGTTCAGCAGCACCGCCAGCGCGAGCCCGATCGTGTAGTGGAAGAACACGCACGCGAACGTCCAGATCAGCGTCCGCGTCAGCGTCGCCCAGAACGCGCCGTAGGACGCGTCGCCGGAGAGCACGTGGAAGTAGTTCTCCAGCCCGGTGATCTCGTAGCGTGCCGGTCGGTCCAGCACGGGGTTGGCGATGTTGTTGTCGTTGATGTCGGTGAAGCTGAAGTACAGGCCCTGCAACAGCGGGAACACCACGAGCACCCCGAGCACGACCACGACGGGCAGGACCATCGCGTAGACGAACCAGAAGCGCCCGAGGAACGCCCGCACGCGCCCGGGTTTCCCGGCGCGCACGACGGGTTTCTCGGCGGTGAGGGTCATCGCTGCCTCCCGTCGGCGCTCAGCGCTTGGCGTAGTCGGGGACAACGGTGTCCTTGTAGAGCTTCGCCGTCCCGTCCAGCGTGGTCCTGGTGTCCTCGCGGCCGGCCAGGATGTCTGCGAAGGCGGTCTGCAGCGGGTCGAGCAGCTCGGCGCCCTCCGGGATCCACGCCCGGGAGTGGGCGCTGTCGACCATCGGCTTGAACGCGGCCACCATCCGGTTGCCGGTCACCGCGGGGGAGTCGTAGGCCGAGCGCCGGGTCGGCAGCAGCCCGAGCCTCTCGGCGACGGCGATCTGGTTCGGCGTGCTGCTCATGCACTCGACGAACTTCGTCGCCGCCTCGCTCGCGTCGCTGCCCTGCCGGATGACGTAGTCGTGGCCGCCGACGGGGGAGGGCGTGGCCGAGCCGGGGACCTGGGCGATGCCGAGGTTGGCCGGGTCGGCGAACTCCGGCGACTCCAGGTACTCCGCGGCCGCCCACGGGCCGTCGACCACCATCGCGACCTCGCCGGAGGTGAACGCGGCCTTCATGTTGCCGTAGGAGTTCGGCTGGTCCAGCGCGGTGCGCGCGGCCCCGGCGTCGAGCAGGTCCTTGGCCATCTGCAGCCCGCGGACGCTCTCCGGGGAGTTGACCTCGATGGTCCGCGCCTGGGCGTCGACCATGTCGCCGCCGTAGGTGTAGAGGAACGGCAGCGCGTAGTACTCGTCGTTGTTGATGAAGAACGCCTTGTCGCCGCCGAGCTTCGGTGCGACGTCGCGCAGCTCCTCCCAGGACTTCGGCGGTGCGACACCGGCCTCGTCGAGCTTGCGCTTGTTGTAGAACAGCGCGAGCGTGTCGGTGACCTGGGGGACGCCGTAGCTGCGCCCCTCGTACTTGGTGGACTCCAGCGGACCGGCGAGGAAGTCGCCGGTGTCGGTGCCCAGCGGGGTGCCGGAGAGGTCCTGGATCAGGCCCGCTCGCGCGAGCTGGGCGACCCAGCCGACGTCGGCGCGCAGCACGTCCGGGCCCTGCCCGCCCTGGGCGGCGGTCTTGTAGTTGTTCAGGGCCTGGTCGAACGACACCGCCTCCACGGCGACCTCGTAGCCGCCGGTGCGGCCGCATTCGCGGGCGATCTCGGCGAACACCGAGCTCTCCGACGGGTTGCTGGTGTCCCAGTAGACGACGCGGTCGGCGTTGCCCGCGCCCGAGCCGCACGCGGTGAGTGCGAGCGCGCTGACCAGGCCGAGTGCGGCGACGGTGGCGGTGGCCTTGGGTCTCATGAGGCGGTGTCCTCCCAGCTTTGCAAAAACTTGCGAGTACCTGGCCGTAAATTGCATACCCGAAACGTGAGAAGAGTCAAGGTTTTTCGGATGTTCACCGAACGAGCGCGCCGGTCGTGTCAGGTCAACGTTTGCAAAACATTGCGCAACCGTGCAGGATTGTGGGCGCAACACCGCCGTCGGCGAGGAGGATCGATCTGAAGTGGCGGGTCTGTCGGATATCGCCAAGGCTGCCGGAGTCAGCGTGTCGACGGTCAGCCGGGTGCTCAACCGCCGGGCGGGCATCAAGGAGGACACCCGCCAGCGCGTGCTGGCCGTGCTCAACGAGATGCCGCACACCGCGCGCGGCATAGGTGCGCTGCGCCGCACCGGGGTAATCGGCCTGCTGGTGCCGGAGCTGTCCAACCCGGTGTTCCCGGCCTTCGCCGAGGCCCTGGAGGCGCGCGCGGTCGGCGCGGGCTACGCCTCGCTGCTGTGCAACACCCGCGTCGGGATGAGCGAGGAGGACTACGTCCGGATGCTCATCGCCCGCGGCGTGGAGGGCATGGTCTTCGTGTCGCCGGAGATCGCCAACACCGAGGGCGAGCAGCGGATCAGCCGCAGCTACTACGAGAAGCTGCTGGCCGACGGCGTGCGCATGGTCTTCGTCAACGGCGGCGCGCCGACGCTGGACGTGCCCGACGTCGCCGTCGACGAGCACCTGGCCGGCTACACCGCCACCCGCCACCTGCTCGACCTCGGGCACCGGCGGATCGGTTTCGTCAGCGGTCCCGCCCGCGCGGTGCCCTCGCGGCTCAAGCGCGCAGGCTGGGCCGCTGCGCTGGAGGAGGCCGACATCGCCCCGGACCCGCGGCTGGTCGCGCACGCGCCGTTCGGCGCGGAGGGCGGCGCGCAGGCCATGGCCGAGCTGCTCGAAACCGCGGGCCCCACCGCCGTGATGTGCTCGTCGGACGTCATGGCGCTCGGCGCGATGCGCGAGGCCAAGCGGCGCGGACTGGCCACCCCGGAGGACCTGTCGGTGGTCGGCTTCGACGACATCGCGCTGGCCTCCTACTGCCAGCCGGCGCTGACGACGCTGGCGCAGCCGATCGAGGAGATGGCCGCCGCGGCGGTGGACGAGCTCTCCCGCCGCCTCGACCCGGACCAGCCGGGCCGCGCGACGACGAGCTTCAGCCGGATGTTCCGCCCGAACCTGGTGGTGCGGGAGTCCACCGCCGCCCCGCGCTGACCGCGGCGGCGGCGAATCGCTTGCAGGAGAAGTCGGAGTTCCGGCCTCCACGCGCGTGCGCGCGGCCGGAGCGCCACCGCCACATCGGCGGGAACCGTGGGAAGGGGTACTGGTGCTCAGGGGTGCGGGAGTGCGCGGAACGGCCGCCGACTGGTGGCGCGACGCGGTGGTGTACCAGGTCTACGTCCGCAGCTTCGCCGACGCCGACGGCGACGGGATCGGCGACCTGGCGGGCGTGCGCGCAAGGCTGCCGTACCTGGTGGAGCTGGGTGTGGACGCGGTCTGGCTCACGCCGTTCTACCCGTCGCCGATGGCCGACGGCGGCTACGACGTCGCCGACTACTGCGACGTCGACCCGATGTTCGGCACGCTCGACGACTTCGACGACCTGCTGGCGCGGGCGCACTCGCTGGGCCTGAAGGTGATCGTCGACGTCGTGCCCAACCACACCTCCGACGCGCACCCGTGGTTCGCCGAGGCGCTGGAGGCCGGGCCGGGCGACCCGGCGCGGGAGCGGTACCTGTTCCGCGACGGGCGCGGCGAGAGCGGGGAGCTGCCGCCCAACGACTGGGAGTCCATCTTCGGCGGTCCGGCGTGGACCCGCGTCCCCGACGGCCAGTGGTACCTGCACCTGTTCGCCCCCGAGCAGCCCGACCTGAACTGGCGCAACCCGCAGATCCGCGCGGAGTTCGCCAAGGTGCTGGAGTTCTGGCTGGACCGCGGGGTCGACGGCTTCCGGATCGACGTCGCCCACGGCATGATCAAGCACCCCGACCTGCCCGACACCGGGCTGCACCAGCAGATCTCCCTGCTCGGCCGGGCCGAGCTGCCCTACTTCGACCAGGACGAGGTGCACGGCATCTACCGGGAGTGGCGCGAGCTGCTGGACTCCTACGAGGGCGCCCGGATCGGGGTGGCCGAGGCGTGGGCCCCGACCAGTCAGCGCCTGGCCCGCTACGTGCGCCCCGACGAGCTGCACCAGGCGTTCAACATGGCGCTGCTGGAGTCGCCGTGGTCGGCCGACGGCTTCCGCGCGGTCATCGACGACTCGCTCGCGGCCAACGACGCCGTCGGGGCCACCACGACCTGGGTGCTGGGCAACCACGACGTCAAGCGCCCGGTGACCCGCTACGGCGACGGCGCCACCGGCCTGCGCCGGGCGCGGGCGGCGGCGCTGCTCAGCTTCGCGCTGCCGGGCTCGGTCTACGTCTACCAGGGGGAGGAGCTGGGGCTGCCGGAGGTGCTGGACCTGCCGGAGGAGGTGCTGCAGGACCCGGTGTGGGAGCGCTCCGGGCGCACAGACCGGGGCCGCGACGGCTGCCGCGTGCCGATGCCGTGGGAGGGTGCCGACGCGCCGTTCGGGTTCGGTCCGGCCGGGAGCTGGCTGCCCGTCCCGCCCGGCTGGGCGCAGCTGTCGGTCGAGGCCCAGCGCGAGCGCGACGACTCGGTGCTGTCGACCTACCGCAAGGCGCTCGCGCTGCGGCGAGAGCTCGGCTCGGACGGTCTGGAGTGGATGGATGCCCCCTCGGGCGTCCTTGCCTTCCGGCGCGGTCCCGGACTGGTGTGCGCGGTGAACTTCGGTTCCGAACCGGTGTCGCTGGACCTGCCGGGACGGCTGCTGTGCCGCAGCGACGCGGGCGCCGACTGGTCGGGTGTGCTACCGGGCGACACCGCCGTCTGGCTGGCGGGCTGAGCGGGAGGCCCGGCGGGGAAGGATTCACCGAGAATCCTCCCAATAGGTCTATTTCTTGCCGGACCGGCGTGGTCACATCGATACCCCCTGCACACGAGGAGGTAGTCGATGACCATCTTGCGGCGATTAGCCGTCGGCGCCGCGGCACTGGCGCTCGCGGGGTTGGGCGTGGTCGGCATCGGGCAGACGCCCGCGTCGGCCGCGCCCAACTTCCAGGTGCCCTTCGCCTGCGGTGTCACCGTCACCGCGGCCACGTTCAGCGGCCACAACCCGCCCAACTCGGTCGACTTCCAGAAGAGCGGCATCACCGGCATGCCGGTGCTCGCATCCGCCGCGGGCAAGATCACCAGGGTGGCCAACGAGGGCGACACCAGCTACGGGCGATGGGTCGAGATCGACCACGGTGCCGGCTGGACCACCCGCTACGCGCACCTGAACAGCCAGACCGTCTCGGTCGGCCAGCAGGTCGCGCTCGGCGCCAAGATCGGCACCGCCGGTGCGACCGGCGGCGTGACCGGGCCCCACCTGCACTACGAACAGCGCCTCAACGGCACCGCGCAGAAGGCCAAGCTCAACGGCGTCGCGGTCCCGTACTACGGCCACACCGACTTCACCAGCAAGAACAACTGCAGCGGCAACCCCTACACGCCGACCGAGGTGTGCGGCGCCGGCTACAGCGTGATCGACCAGCAGGCGCTGGGCGGCGCGGGCACCACCTACCTGCTCTACAACGCGTCCAACGCCGGCAACTGCGTGGTCACGCTGAAGGCCAGGTCGCTGGGCACCGCGACGGCGACCTCGGCGTTCCTGGAGGTCGAGGGGACCGCGCGGGTCACCGACAGCGGCAACTTCACCTACTACGCGGGCCCGGTGCGCAAGGTCGCCGAGGCCACCTGCGTGAAGTGGGGCGGCTCGGTCGGTTCGGAGTCCTACACCAGCCCGTTCGAGCACTGCGGCTAGGCAGAACCTCGTTGCTGTCCTTGAACTCGCCTTGCGTGGCGGTTCCGGTGGCGGAACCTCAGGCGTCCTCTGGCTCCGGGACCTTTTTCTGACGTATGCCCATACGCTGCGAAAAAGCTGTCCTCGCCAGAGGACGCCTGAGAACCCGCGGCGGTGCGGGTTGCGGGGTGGGCCAAGCGGCTGCGCCGCTTCAAAGACCTGCTAGAAGACGGACCAGCCGGTCAGCGTGGTGAAGTGGTCGAGGGCGGCAACGCCCGCCACCGAGTTGCCGCGCCGGTCCAGGCCGGGGCTCCACACCGCGACCGCGCAGCGGCCCGGCACGATCGCCAGGATGCCGCCGCCGACGCCGCTCTTGCCCGGGATCCCGACGTGGTAGGCGAACTCCCCGGCGGCGTCGTAGGTCCCGCAGGTCAGCATGATCGCGTTGATCCGCTTGGCCTGGCTGCGGCTGAGGTACCCGCTGCCGTCGCGGCGCACCCCGTGCCGGGCCAGCAACAGCCCGGCCTCGGCGAGGTCGTGGCAGCTCATCGCGATCGAGCACTGCCGGACGTACTGGTCGATCACGTCGTCCACCGGGTTGCGCATGTTGCCGTAGGACGCCATGAAGTGCGCCAGCGCCAGGTTGCGGTCGGCGTGGGCCCGCTCCGAGATCGCCACCTCGTCGTCGATCGGCAGCGCCGGGTTCGCGCTCTCGGTCCGCAGGAACTCCAGCAGATTGCCGACCGCGTCGCCGGTGAGCGAGATGAGCTGGTCGGTGACCG is a window of Saccharopolyspora erythraea NRRL 2338 DNA encoding:
- a CDS encoding M23 family metallopeptidase; the encoded protein is MTILRRLAVGAAALALAGLGVVGIGQTPASAAPNFQVPFACGVTVTAATFSGHNPPNSVDFQKSGITGMPVLASAAGKITRVANEGDTSYGRWVEIDHGAGWTTRYAHLNSQTVSVGQQVALGAKIGTAGATGGVTGPHLHYEQRLNGTAQKAKLNGVAVPYYGHTDFTSKNNCSGNPYTPTEVCGAGYSVIDQQALGGAGTTYLLYNASNAGNCVVTLKARSLGTATATSAFLEVEGTARVTDSGNFTYYAGPVRKVAEATCVKWGGSVGSESYTSPFEHCG
- a CDS encoding carbohydrate ABC transporter permease produces the protein MTLTAEKPVVRAGKPGRVRAFLGRFWFVYAMVLPVVVVLGVLVVFPLLQGLYFSFTDINDNNIANPVLDRPARYEITGLENYFHVLSGDASYGAFWATLTRTLIWTFACVFFHYTIGLALAVLLNRPMRFRTLYRILLILPWAVPVFISAFAWKYLFNSEYGLINWALEAVGLPGQVWLGQSDLALVSVVVVNVWLGVPFMMVALLGGLQAIPADLYEAAEVDGATPWQRFVHVTLPGLRAVSSSVVLLGVIWTFNMFPVIYLMTGNNPHTRILVTYAFERFFSGATRDFAIASTYGVLILSVLLVFATVYRRAMRGQGEVL
- a CDS encoding sialidase family protein yields the protein MRTAAAVLAAAALGSACAGAPAAAPEEPKGAGNAASPVFAKAEGGGAAIAGTTIFRKGEGGYNCFRIPAIVRTQDRSTLLAFAEGRNNNCDDTGDIDVVLKRSTDDGRTWGGLEPVSDGAGDTRGNPVPVVDRGTGRISLLTTHNPGPECNPGTKCTRTPYLQHSTDPKGTGWTAPKAQPQLKKADWSTWYATGPGHGLQLTRPGDHQNRMLAGINFGGGGGLKGAGLVHSDDGGTTWQLGALDDRTGEKITPQELSLLETVDGRVYTAARNQDNSGTETPTGNRADAVSTDAGASFSQDFAVVPELKGPVVQGSVVRLRAKTAGDPNNLVLFSGPYNTDPAMDHRRHTMRIRTSSDEGATWQEGGTVIDATWAAYSDLVNLGGGWAGLLYEAGSPASEDAHETIRYARFNESDLAR
- a CDS encoding glycoside hydrolase family 13 protein gives rise to the protein MLRGAGVRGTAADWWRDAVVYQVYVRSFADADGDGIGDLAGVRARLPYLVELGVDAVWLTPFYPSPMADGGYDVADYCDVDPMFGTLDDFDDLLARAHSLGLKVIVDVVPNHTSDAHPWFAEALEAGPGDPARERYLFRDGRGESGELPPNDWESIFGGPAWTRVPDGQWYLHLFAPEQPDLNWRNPQIRAEFAKVLEFWLDRGVDGFRIDVAHGMIKHPDLPDTGLHQQISLLGRAELPYFDQDEVHGIYREWRELLDSYEGARIGVAEAWAPTSQRLARYVRPDELHQAFNMALLESPWSADGFRAVIDDSLAANDAVGATTTWVLGNHDVKRPVTRYGDGATGLRRARAAALLSFALPGSVYVYQGEELGLPEVLDLPEEVLQDPVWERSGRTDRGRDGCRVPMPWEGADAPFGFGPAGSWLPVPPGWAQLSVEAQRERDDSVLSTYRKALALRRELGSDGLEWMDAPSGVLAFRRGPGLVCAVNFGSEPVSLDLPGRLLCRSDAGADWSGVLPGDTAVWLAG
- a CDS encoding sugar ABC transporter permease, whose amino-acid sequence is MSIDAASLRAAAPAARRPSHRTRRSAVSSVALHSALVFASLVAVFPVFWVLVVSFKPNAKAIESTPTLFNESSLDNYADVLSGSKGAFLSWFGNSVLIAALTTVLGVLMAATTAYAASRFRFPGRHWLLLSFLVVQMFPFAVLIVPLYNILLHLGLQGSVLGLVLVYCSTAIPFATFMLKGYFDSIPTDIDEAGRVDGLSPFGVFWRLVLPLARPGLAVTAFYSFIVAWGEVAFASALLSADDRSKTLAVGLQVFVQQNRTEWGHLAAASVLVAVPAVLVFYLVQRFLVSGLSAGSVKG
- a CDS encoding glutaminase, whose translation is MEMSSLLERITDQIAPLRGSGEVADYIPALARADPDRFGIAVAEVDGGVHGAGDWEAPFSMQSISKVFTLAMVLAEGDDTLWRRVGREPSGNPFNSLVQLEHERGIPRNPFINAGALAVTDQLISLTGDAVGNLLEFLRTESANPALPIDDEVAISERAHADRNLALAHFMASYGNMRNPVDDVIDQYVRQCSIAMSCHDLAEAGLLLARHGVRRDGSGYLSRSQAKRINAIMLTCGTYDAAGEFAYHVGIPGKSGVGGGILAIVPGRCAVAVWSPGLDRRGNSVAGVAALDHFTTLTGWSVF
- a CDS encoding LacI family DNA-binding transcriptional regulator; its protein translation is MAGLSDIAKAAGVSVSTVSRVLNRRAGIKEDTRQRVLAVLNEMPHTARGIGALRRTGVIGLLVPELSNPVFPAFAEALEARAVGAGYASLLCNTRVGMSEEDYVRMLIARGVEGMVFVSPEIANTEGEQRISRSYYEKLLADGVRMVFVNGGAPTLDVPDVAVDEHLAGYTATRHLLDLGHRRIGFVSGPARAVPSRLKRAGWAAALEEADIAPDPRLVAHAPFGAEGGAQAMAELLETAGPTAVMCSSDVMALGAMREAKRRGLATPEDLSVVGFDDIALASYCQPALTTLAQPIEEMAAAAVDELSRRLDPDQPGRATTSFSRMFRPNLVVRESTAAPR
- a CDS encoding extracellular solute-binding protein, with amino-acid sequence MRPKATATVAALGLVSALALTACGSGAGNADRVVYWDTSNPSESSVFAEIARECGRTGGYEVAVEAVSFDQALNNYKTAAQGGQGPDVLRADVGWVAQLARAGLIQDLSGTPLGTDTGDFLAGPLESTKYEGRSYGVPQVTDTLALFYNKRKLDEAGVAPPKSWEELRDVAPKLGGDKAFFINNDEYYALPFLYTYGGDMVDAQARTIEVNSPESVRGLQMAKDLLDAGAARTALDQPNSYGNMKAAFTSGEVAMVVDGPWAAAEYLESPEFADPANLGIAQVPGSATPSPVGGHDYVIRQGSDASEAATKFVECMSSTPNQIAVAERLGLLPTRRSAYDSPAVTGNRMVAAFKPMVDSAHSRAWIPEGAELLDPLQTAFADILAGREDTRTTLDGTAKLYKDTVVPDYAKR